The DNA window CTCTTGGCAGCGGAGATGGAGGCGTTCTGGGCGGACACTTCGTTCAGCTGCTCGTGGGCATCGGCCAGCTCCTGCTCGGCCTGGCGACGGCCGCGATCGGCCTGCTCCAGCAGAGTGCGGGACTCCTCCAGTTCGTTTTGGAGGGCGTTGGCACGACGCTCGGAGATACCCAGCTGTTCGCGGGCATCGTCGCGGGcgcgctgctcctcctcgaggGCAGTCTGGATGtccttcagctgctgctggtaaCGCTTGATGTTCTTCTGGGCCTCGGCGTTAGCCTGAATTGAAAGATAAGAATTAAGGTTAGTCGTTTTGTTTGGACGAGGCACTAGTTGTTGAACCTACCTTGTTGGCGTGATCCAGAGCAATCTCAAGCTCGTTGATGTCAGCCTCCAGCTTCTTCTTCATGCGCAGGGCCTCAGCCTTACCCTTGGCCTCGGCTTCAAGGGAAGCCTGCATGGAGTCGAGGGCACGCTGGTGGTTCTTGCGGGTGTTCTCgaactcctcctccttctcctggATGCGGCGGTCGATTTCCTGGCGCACCTGGGACAGCTCAAGCTGAGCGCGGAGCACCTTGTTCTCCTCCTGCTCAAGAGCGGCCTCAGCCTCCTCGAGGGCGGCCTGGAGCTCGTCCTTCTCGGCCTCCAGGCGCTTGCGGGCCTTCTCGATCTCATGGATGTTGCGGCCACCCTCACCGATCTGGTCGAGCAGATCCTTGACCTCATCAGCAAGGTTCTTGTTCTCACGACGCACAGCCTCCAACTGCTCCTGGCCCTCCTCGTAGGCGCCCTTAAGACGGAACAGCTCGGTGGAGTAGTTGCGGCACTCCTTCTGGGAAGCATCCAGCTCGGCAGCCAGATCGTCGACCTTGAGCTTCCACTCGCCGATGATCTTGTCGAAGGCCTTCTGCTTCTTCTCGGCAGCGTTGGCAATGGCGTTGGCACGGTCGACCTCCAGCTGCAGATCCTCCACCTCGGTGGACAGACGCTGCTTGGTCTTCTCCAGGCCAATGCACTTCTGGTTGAGGGACTCGATGGTCTCTTCGGCCTCGGCCAAACGGGCCTGCAGCTTCCTCTTggcctcctccagctcctcagAGCGGGCAACGCCATCGGACTCGTACTTGCTGCGCCACACCTGGGCCTCACCGTTAGCCTTGCTGAGCTGGCGCTGCAGATCGGCCTTGCCCTCAGCCTCCTCCTCAACCTGCTCGCGCAGATTGTCCAGGTCGTGCTCCAAGTTGCGGAACTTGCCCAAAAGGGTGGCACGCTCGCGCGACTCCTCGTCGGCCAGACGCTTGGTGTCCTCCAACTGGGTGGTCAGAGAGATCTTGATCTTGGACAGCTGAGACACCTGGGACTCGGCCTCCTCCAGCTGGCGGAGCAGATCGGAGTTCTCAATGGACAGCTTCTTCTTGCTGGCATCGAAGTCGTTCAGAGTCCTGTTGGTCTCATCCAGTTTCGACTGCACCTCGTTGAGGgtgtgctgcagctgcttggCGATCTTCTCCTGGGCAGCCTATTGGTCGTTTAAGAAATGGGTATTCATTAGTTTCGGAATGGGATTGGCAATTTCATAATTGGTTGTACGTGTGGCATTTTGGTTTCGTGTCAAGTGCTGTACAAGGCATTTGGGGTTTAGTAGATCAAGCTTGGATATTACTTTAGTGGTGGTGGGtcgttttagtttttatataatcaaatcaaattttcttttggggTTCCGGTGTGGTTGCTTTGCAACTACGTTGATACTATACACAGATCTAGACGTGGCTAAACTAGAACTTTCagcatttaaatttacagcATCGCGGTGAGagcaataatatatgtagaGATCAAATTCAATACCTTCTCGTTGGTAATGTGGTCGACACCGGCACGCAGGTCGTTCAACTGGCCGTAGTACTCGTTCTTCTCCTTCTCAGCCCTGGTTTAGACAGATAGATAGAGACACAGAGCAGAGGTTCGTATTTCACGGGTTAGTTCATGTTTTGTGGGGGATAAagacagatacagatacagatacagatacagaggCGAGAAGCGAGCGAATTGCTTTCCTTGCGTTGAACCTTTTCAAAAAACCTTCCATTTTATTAGacagagagagatagagagtTTTTGAGAGAGAGGGGGACACACAGCGTAGTTCGTTTGTACGTAGTTGTGTGGtagcatatttatttgttggttGGAACATGCTGTGTTCAGTGTGATTCTGTATATGTATGGATCGCTGGACGTCCGTGCCCGGGCGCCAGTTATCACGACATATTACCTTATCGCGACCCAGCTGATCGCAGGCGGTACGAGTCTGATTCAGCTCGTTGTGGCAAGTCTGGCGATCGTGTTCGGCCCTGGATTAGCAAATGGGTAAAAAGAGCAAAATATCTATTATGTTCGGTTCGGCAACCAAAGCTCTTCAAAAGGAGTCTAGACTGTAGTTCCTTCAAGATCTCTCTATCTCAATAGCGGTTGCACCTGAAAAAGCTAGCCAGAAGTCTAAAGGTATGAGCAATACTTACTTAGCCTTCAGCTTGTTGAGCTGGTCAACCTGCTCGGCCATCTCGGCGACGGCATCGTTGTGCTTCTTGCGCAGGTTAGCCAGGGTGGACTCGTGCTGGATGTTGGCCTCCTCAAGATCGCGACGCAGTTTGCTCAACTCAGCCTCACGCTTCTTGTTGAGCTCAATCTGGGCAGAGGTGGCACCGCCAGCCTCCTCCAGACGCTCGCCCAATTCCTCGAGCTCGCGGGCCAAATCGGCGCGCTGCTTCTCAGCCTTGGCGCGGGCCTGGCGCTCAGCCTCGACCTCTTCCTCGAGCTCCTCGATGCGGGCCTGCAGTTCCTTGATCTGGCGCTGGTGCTTCAGAACAACGACCTGCTCGTCTTCGAGCTTGGCGGTGATGGAGGACAGCTCCTTGTCCTTGCGCTGGATGGTCTGCTCGAGCTCCTTCTTGTTGCGCTCCAGATCGGCAACGGCCTCCTGGGTGAGCTTGAGGTCGCCCTCAACCTTGCGCTTGGACTTCTCAACATCGCCGCGCACCTTCTTCTCGCGCTCCAGCGAATCCTCGAGTTCGTCGAGGGTCTGCTCGAGCTTGGCCTTAACCTTGTTCAAGTGGTTGATCTTGTCCTCGGCAGCCTGGAGCTCCTCACCGGTCTTCTGGTTGGTCTCGCCCTGCATCTTCTTCTCCTTGTTCAACTTGTTGATGAGCTCATCCTGGTGGGCGATCTCGTCGTTCAAGTTGCGGATCTGGTGATCCTTGGTGGCCTTGTCCTGCTCGGCCTTCTGGACGTTCAATTCCAGATCCTCGATGTCCTTCTTCAGGCCAGAGATCTCCTGGTCGgccttcttcttctgctgGAACAGCTGGTTGCGGGCATCTTCCTCCTGAGTCAGACGCTCTTGGATATCCTAATGGAATTGAACAAAATTGTGCGGGTGTGTTAAGTGGCTGAGTAAGTTGCTGATCGGTCACTCCTAAATTTAGCCAAGGGCGCCGATGGCCAGAAATAGCAGAGCAACTTTCATGCTCGATTGCCTCTGATCAATTTTGCGTTTTCCGCTTTCGTGGCACTTGGATTTATGCCATCGCATAAATGGGATTTGGTGTATGGGATTAATGGGATACTTACGCGCAGCTGGTTCTCGAGGTCGTTCTTTTGGGCGGTCAACTTGGCGTTGCGTTCCTGGTAGTCCTGCAGGGCACCCTTCTCGCCGGACAGGGAGTCCAGCAGAGCGGTCTTCTCAGCCAACAGCTTGGCGTTGAGGGCCTCCAGCTCCTTGCGGACCTTCACTTCAGCGGCATGCAGTTCCTCAGCCTTCTTGGCCTTCTCCTCCAGACGCTGTAAGTCATTAGAGGCATTGGATGGGTTAGAAGGGATATTGCCGGAACTGATCTCGTCAGCCAGCTGGGGTTTTGCTGGTGGTTCGACGGCGCTTGGTTCGGGTTGAGGAGCAGCTTCTGCAGCCTCTGCTGGTGGAGCAGCTTCGGCTGGAGCCGCTTCCTCAGTGGCACTGGGTGTGGTCGATTCGGCGGactttttcgttttcttgGCTTTCTTTTCATCGGCCATGGTGATAAATCACTTTCTTTAACTCCTATTTAAATGGGAAACACTCTTGCGAGGGCTTTTCACTTTTGTCAActacaattgcaattgcaattccAATTTGAATTCGTTATCTTGTTGCTAGCTATATTCTATGCCAGCCCAGATGCTTATGGGCTAATGCTCTTTTGCTCAGATCGGTTGGTTCTTCGTTAGGGGTTCGATTTTTTGTGGTACGCGTTACCGCGACGGCGACTGGTCAAATACAACTGGAATGGCTGCTGCAAATGCACTGGGCCACTTTGGCtataaaattagcaaaaacGCCCCGATGCGAGCAGAACGGCaccagagcagagcagagcagagcagcgAAATGGCAGCTGCTGCCACTTGGCATGTGTGTAATCGCCTTGGCTAGGAGGTAGCCATCATAATTCACGAATTGCTGGCATTGCTATTGCTAATGCTATACTGCGTTGGTATGGGGCCTATCAAGTCGCACTTGTGCGGCGGGACAAGCAGGTGTACCATCTTTGgggtatatatatgtacatatatagatcGGTTAGAAATATCGTGCGTATGGATGTACTATATGCATGGTAAATTACTCATCGGGGATCCGAACTATACGTGGGCATTCTCGggcattttttattatttaattagcaAGCTAATTGGCAAACTAATTGTGGCTCTTAAAAAAAATCCCCAGCTATGTGGCAGGGCCAAGAATAGACCTCACTACAAGTcataattttcgaaaaatatTCATAAGCAAATACATTGTACGTGGGGAAGTGTATGGTAATGCGAGGGGTGAAGAGCTGTTGGATTCCAGCGAAGTGATTCGCCTGGGGAAAACAGAGGCCACATTTGGCCCGAAAGTGCGAGGAGATTATGACAGCGTCTATTTTTGGCTGCCCCAGCGATTGGAATCAGATCGTATCGATATGTTCGGGCAGCTGgtagtgggtgggtggttcgGTTCGCCTGCTTATGGGCCCCTGGTGCAGGTATTAAGATGTGTGCTTAATTAAGCGCAAGAATTTCGTATCGAAACAATGTTTATGACCATTGGCTAAAATAAGATTGAGTTGGGGATTTGATTGCTGCTTGCAGCTGCCCCAGCTCATCCAATTACCCCAGACAGTGACTAAATGGAATAGACACACCAGGGCTACATCAACGTGTTGCGGTCACCGCATGATTGTCACCAGCAACTGTACTGTCCAAGTTCATCCCCATCGAACCACAAGACGAGTGCACCAAGAccccagacccagacccagcCTGGTACGATCTCATTCGGTTGGGGAAATACTCACGGCAATCTCATCCTCGATGCGGCTGACGTTGAGGAGGGGCTTGACCTTCTGCCACAGTTTGTACCAGGGCCAGGTACGGAGCTGCAGGTACTTGCGCAGATTGCGCTGGACAACCTTGAGGGCGACGCGCTGTTCCTGGAGCTTCTTGAAGCCCTTACGGGAGAGGTAACCACGGGCCCAGGCCTGCATCCAGGACATGATCTTGCCCAGACGCTCATCACGGAACTCCTCCATCTGACCCAGGACACCGGCGCGGAAGAACACctgtttttttcatttaaaggTTGGGAATGGGTTGGGGGAAAAAATAGGTTAGATCTCTGTTGGTTCCATCTACTGAAGAGCGCGTGCACTAAGCGGAACCCACACTGTTCTGGGAGCTTCTGGGGAAACTCATTCAGACGGCGGAGgttcattcatttttttttttggcctatGCTTAAGCGGTTCTTCAAAAACACTTTTGGACAGGTTGAACTGGGATAGATAGAGGATGGATGgtacaaacaaaaacagaacagaaagGTACATCAACTcacacatacaaacaaaataacatCTATAGTTTTAGTATGGCGATGCAAATGGGATTAGAATTCAGGCAGATGAAAACACTCAGATGAGACTAGGAGAGGCAATATAAAAGTCTAGATCAAGCAATCCCTAGCCAAATCATTGACATAAGCTGTGTACTAGCAGCTGGAAAAGTTGTCAGGATTGGGCTAGAAATGAGAGTTCTGGAATTTATATCTGTGCAAGTGTGCAAATGTGGAGGTCTAGATAATATCTACCGATTGGCCAAAACCTCAATCAAACCCTGACGAATTCGATGAAATTCGATAGGGCTTGAGTCGAGTTAAGCAGTCAGGAAGACATTGTCGAGATTGAAGCAGTAGAGTGCAGATGATGTAGTTCGTGAATGAATGTTTGAGATATATTGTCGGTCATATACCTTTGTGTTACCCAAACGGTACTGATCTTCGggcaaatcgataaacttAATGATAATTTCAGTGGCCTTTTTGTCTTTCTCAACGCCCTGCAATTGCTTGGGGCACATGATCTTGTAGCTGTATGGGGGTTTGTAGTTTGAAGGTTTTGTATTAATTAGTTTCAAACGATTGGGTTAGTGTAAGATGGCATACAGACTAACtaattttgtattggttttggtGGGGTTAGATTAATCAACTAATGACTAGGAAATAGTAGAGTTACGTCTAGGTAAGTTACTACTAATACGGATACACCAATGAACTTTTGGGTTGAGGGACTGtgggtttctgtttctgtttgggAAGGATCTGTATTGATGTATTGTGTGTCCTTCTATTAACTTATGCAGACAGAGAAATAGAGAAAAATGTCATGCGAACAGAGTGTCCCCGGTCAAGACTCTAGGCTTTTTGCTTAGTTTGCCTCTCGACAAGGTCCAACTCCATGGGTGTTTTCAGTTTGTTGATGCAAAGTGTGAATGAATGTCTGGACATCAGTTTTGGAGCCATAGACAAAAGGAGTTTTTGAAGTAATCAAGTGTATAAAGAATGTTTGTTTGTGCGTGCCTTTGTGTTACCCAAACGGTACTGATCATCGTTCAGTTCGGTCGACTCGATCAGAACCTTCGTGCATTTCTTGGGATCCTCAATACCCTTGATACCCTTAGGGTTCAGGATTTGGTAGCTATATGGTCACATATAGATGATGATAATCAACATTAAATGATACTACAGTATTCTATGTATCGAATTATGGTTTAGTACTTCTAGCTTATACCTTAGGGTTAGTTACAGTTGATCTTAACGAGAAAATCTTCAAAAAGGAACTTCTATCATAATACTTTCGAACCCATGCTTTGGGGCTTTACGAGTGTTTAGGTGTTCGTGtctacatgtgtgtgtgtgcgtgttggAGTGGGATTTCATATCATATCATTTCCGGGAATGGGGAGAGAAGTGCTGAACTGAGCGCCCTTAGTAGAGTTATGTTGCTGTTTACCTAAAGGGCGCCTAAAATCTGTTGGATGctgtattggttttgtatttcttttgtgGATGCTTTTGACTCGTATTGCCTCTGGCTGGCTTTTGAGATACGAGTGAAGTTCAATTGTTTTGTATTGAGAAAATTGGATTCGAATACGAGCTGTGTGGTATTCG is part of the Drosophila yakuba strain Tai18E2 chromosome 2R, Prin_Dyak_Tai18E2_2.1, whole genome shotgun sequence genome and encodes:
- the LOC6529515 gene encoding myosin heavy chain, muscle isoform X25 codes for the protein MPKPVANQEDEDPTPYLFVSLEQRRIDQSKPYDSKKSCWIPDEKEGYLLGEIKATKGDIVSVGLQGGEVRDIKSEKVEKVNPPKFEKIEDMADMTVLNTPCVLHNLRQRYYAKLIYTYSGLFCVAINPYKRYPVYTNRCAKMYRGKRRNEVPPHIFAISDGAYVDMLTNHVNQSMLITGESGAGKTENTKKVIAYFATVGASKKTDETAKSKGSLEDQVVQTNPVLEAFGNAKTVRNDNSSRFGKFIRIHFGPTGKLAGADIETYLLEKARVISQQSLERSYHIFYQIMSGSVAGVKDFCLLTDNIYDYHIVSQGKVTVASIDDAEEFSLTDQAFDILGFTKQEKEDVYRITAAVMHMGGMKFKQRGREEQAEQDGEEEGGRVSKLFGCDTAELYKNLLKPRIKVGNEFVTQGRNVQQVTNSIGALCKGVFDRLFKWLVKKCNETLDTQQKRQHFIGVLDIAGFEIFEYNGFEQLCINFTNEKLQQFFNHHMFVLEQEEYKREGIDWAFIDFGMDLLACIDLIEKPMGILSILEEESMFPKATDQTFSEKLTNTHLGKSAPFQKPKPPKPGQQAAHFAIAHYAGCVSYNITGWLEKNKDPLNDTVVDQFKKSQNKLLIEIFADHAGQSGGGEQAKGGRGKKGGGFATVSSAYKEQLNSLMTTLRSTQPHFVRCIIPNEMKQPGVVDAHLVMHQLTCNGVLEGIRICRKGFPNRMMYPDFKMRYKIMCPKQLQGVEKDKKATEIIIKFIDLPEDQYRLGNTKVFFRAGVLGQMEEFRDERLGKIMSWMQAWARGYLSRKGFKKLQEQRVALKVVQRNLRKYLQLRTWPWYKLWQKVKPLLNVSRIEDEIARLEEKAKKAEELHAAEVKVRKELEALNAKLLAEKTALLDSLSGEKGALQDYQERNAKLTAQKNDLENQLRDIQERLTQEEDARNQLFQQKKKADQEISGLKKDIEDLELNVQKAEQDKATKDHQIRNLNDEIAHQDELINKLNKEKKMQGETNQKTGEELQAAEDKINHLNKVKAKLEQTLDELEDSLEREKKVRGDVEKSKRKVEGDLKLTQEAVADLERNKKELEQTIQRKDKELSSITAKLEDEQVVVLKHQRQIKELQARIEELEEEVEAERQARAKAEKQRADLARELEELGERLEEAGGATSAQIELNKKREAELSKLRRDLEEANIQHESTLANLRKKHNDAVAEMAEQVDQLNKLKAKAEKEKNEYYGQLNDLRAGVDHITNEKAAQEKIAKQLQHTLNEVQSKLDETNRTLNDFDASKKKLSIENSDLLRQLEEAESQVSQLSKIKISLTTQLEDTKRLADEESRERATLLGKFRNLEHDLDNLREQVEEEAEGKADLQRQLSKANGEAQVWRSKYESDGVARSEELEEAKRKLQARLAEAEETIESLNQKCIGLEKTKQRLSTEVEDLQLEVDRANAIANAAEKKQKAFDKIIGEWKLKVDDLAAELDASQKECRNYSTELFRLKGAYEEGQEQLEAVRRENKNLADEVKDLLDQIGEGGRNIHEIEKARKRLEAEKDELQAALEEAEAALEQEENKVLRAQLELSQVRQEIDRRIQEKEEEFENTRKNHQRALDSMQASLEAEAKGKAEALRMKKKLEADINELEIALDHANKANAEAQKNIKRYQQQLKDIQTALEEEQRARDDAREQLGISERRANALQNELEESRTLLEQADRGRRQAEQELADAHEQLNEVSAQNASISAAKRKLESELQTLHSDLDELLNEAKNSEEKAKKAMVDAARLADELRAEQDHAQTQEKLRKALEQQIKELQVRLDEAEANALKGGKKAIQKLEQRVRELENELDGEQRRHADAQKNLRKSERRVKELSFQSEEDRKNHERMQDLVDKLQQKIKTYKRQIEEAEEIAALNLAKFRKAQQELEEAEERADLAEQAISKFRAKGRAGSVGRGASPAPRATSVRPQFDGLAFPPRFDLAPENEF
- the LOC6529515 gene encoding myosin heavy chain, muscle isoform X22, whose product is MPKPVANQEDEDPTPYLFVSLEQRRIDQSKPYDSKKSCWIPDEKEGYLLGEIKATKGDIVSVGLQGGETRDLKKDLLQQVNPPKYEKAEDMSNLTYLNDASVLHNLRQRYYNKLIYTYSGLFCVAINPYKRYPVYTNRCAKMYRGKRRNEVPPHIFAISDGAYVDMLTNHVNQSMLITGESGAGKTENTKKVIAYFATVGASKKTDETAKSKGSLEDQVVQTNPVLEAFGNAKTVRNDNSSRFGKFIRIHFGPTGKLAGADIETYLLEKARVISQQSLERSYHIFYQIMSGSVAGVKEYCLLSNNIYDYRIVSQGKTTIPSVNDGEEWVAVDQAFDILGFTKQEKEDVYRITAAVMHMGGMKFKQRGREEQAEQDGEEEGGRVSKLFGCDTAELYKNLLKPRIKVGNEFVTQGRNVQQVTNSIGALCKGVFDRLFKWLVKKCNETLDTQQKRQHFIGVLDIAGFEIFEYNGFEQLCINFTNEKLQQFFNHHMFVLEQEEYQREGIEWTFIDFGMDLQLCIDLIEKPMGILSILEEESMFPKATDQTFSEKLTNTHLGKSAPFQKPKPPKPGQQAAHFAIAHYAGCVSYNITGWLEKNKDPLNDTVVDQFKKSQNKLLIEIFADHAGQSGGGEQAKGGRGKKGGGFATVSSAYKEQLNSLMTTLRSTQPHFVRCIIPNEMKQPGVVDAHLVMHQLTCNGVLEGIRICRKGFPNRMMYPDFKMRYKIMCPKQLQGVEKDKKATEIIIKFIDLPEDQYRLGNTKVFFRAGVLGQMEEFRDERLGKIMSWMQAWARGYLSRKGFKKLQEQRVALKVVQRNLRKYLQLRTWPWYKLWQKVKPLLNVSRIEDEIARLEEKAKKAEELHAAEVKVRKELEALNAKLLAEKTALLDSLSGEKGALQDYQERNAKLTAQKNDLENQLRDIQERLTQEEDARNQLFQQKKKADQEISGLKKDIEDLELNVQKAEQDKATKDHQIRNLNDEIAHQDELINKLNKEKKMQGETNQKTGEELQAAEDKINHLNKVKAKLEQTLDELEDSLEREKKVRGDVEKSKRKVEGDLKLTQEAVADLERNKKELEQTIQRKDKELSSITAKLEDEQVVVLKHQRQIKELQARIEELEEEVEAERQARAKAEKQRADLARELEELGERLEEAGGATSAQIELNKKREAELSKLRRDLEEANIQHESTLANLRKKHNDAVAEMAEQVDQLNKLKAKAEKEKNEYYGQLNDLRAGVDHITNEKAAQEKIAKQLQHTLNEVQSKLDETNRTLNDFDASKKKLSIENSDLLRQLEEAESQVSQLSKIKISLTTQLEDTKRLADEESRERATLLGKFRNLEHDLDNLREQVEEEAEGKADLQRQLSKANGEAQVWRSKYESDGVARSEELEEAKRKLQARLAEAEETIESLNQKCIGLEKTKQRLSTEVEDLQLEVDRANAIANAAEKKQKAFDKIIGEWKLKVDDLAAELDASQKECRNYSTELFRLKGAYEEGQEQLEAVRRENKNLADEVKDLLDQIGEGGRNIHEIEKARKRLEAEKDELQAALEEAEAALEQEENKVLRAQLELSQVRQEIDRRIQEKEEEFENTRKNHQRALDSMQASLEAEAKGKAEALRMKKKLEADINELEIALDHANKANAEAQKNIKRYQQQLKDIQTALEEEQRARDDAREQLGISERRANALQNELEESRTLLEQADRGRRQAEQELADAHEQLNEVSAQNASISAAKRKLESELQTLHSDLDELLNEAKNSEEKAKKAMVDAARLADELRAEQDHAQTQEKLRKALEQQIKELQVRLDEAEANALKGGKKAIQKLEQRVRELENELDGEQRRHADAQKNLRKSERRVKELSFQSEEDRKNHERMQDLVDKLQQKIKTYKRQIEEAEEIAALNLAKFRKAQQELEEAEERADLAEQAISKFRAKGRAGSVGRGASPAPRATSVRPQFDGLAFPPRFDLAPENEF
- the LOC6529515 gene encoding myosin heavy chain, muscle isoform X21; this encodes MPKPVANQEDEDPTPYLFVSLEQRRIDQSKPYDSKKSCWIPDEKEGYLLGEIKATKGDIVSVGLQGGETRDLKKDLLQQVNPPKYEKAEDMSNLTYLNDASVLHNLRQRYYNKLIYTYSGLFCVAINPYKRYPVYTNRCAKMYRGKRRNEVPPHIFAISDGAYVDMLTNHVNQSMLITGESGAGKTENTKKVIAYFATVGASKKTDETAKSKGSLEDQVVQTNPVLEAFGNAKTVRNDNSSRFGKFIRIHFGPTGKLAGADIETYLLEKARVISQQSLERSYHIFYQIMSGSVAGVKDMCFLSDNIYDYYNVSQGKVTVPNMDDGEEFQLADQAFDILGFTKQEKEDVYRITAAVMHMGGMKFKQRGREEQAEQDGEEEGGRVSKLFGCDTAELYKNLLKPRIKVGNEFVTQGRNVQQVTNSIGALCKGVFDRLFKWLVKKCNETLDTQQKRQHFIGVLDIAGFEIFEYNGFEQLCINFTNEKLQQFFNHHMFVLEQEEYKREGIDWAFIDFGMDLLACIDLIEKPMGILSILEEESMFPKATDQTFSEKLTNTHLGKSAPFQKPKPPKPGQQAAHFAIAHYAGCVSYNITGWLEKNKDPLNDTVVDQFKKSQNKLLIEIFADHAGQSGGGEQAKGGRGKKGGGFATVSSAYKEQLNSLMTTLRSTQPHFVRCIIPNEMKQPGVVDAHLVMHQLTCNGVLEGIRICRKGFPNRMMYPDFKMRYKIMCPKQLQGVEKDKKATEIIIKFIDLPEDQYRLGNTKVFFRAGVLGQMEEFRDERLGKIMSWMQAWARGYLSRKGFKKLQEQRVALKVVQRNLRKYLQLRTWPWYKLWQKVKPLLNVSRIEDEIARLEEKAKKAEELHAAEVKVRKELEALNAKLLAEKTALLDSLSGEKGALQDYQERNAKLTAQKNDLENQLRDIQERLTQEEDARNQLFQQKKKADQEISGLKKDIEDLELNVQKAEQDKATKDHQIRNLNDEIAHQDELINKLNKEKKMQGETNQKTGEELQAAEDKINHLNKVKAKLEQTLDELEDSLEREKKVRGDVEKSKRKVEGDLKLTQEAVADLERNKKELEQTIQRKDKELSSITAKLEDEQVVVLKHQRQIKELQARIEELEEEVEAERQARAKAEKQRADLARELEELGERLEEAGGATSAQIELNKKREAELSKLRRDLEEANIQHESTLANLRKKHNDAVAEMAEQVDQLNKLKAKAEHDRQTCHNELNQTRTACDQLGRDKAAQEKIAKQLQHTLNEVQSKLDETNRTLNDFDASKKKLSIENSDLLRQLEEAESQVSQLSKIKISLTTQLEDTKRLADEESRERATLLGKFRNLEHDLDNLREQVEEEAEGKADLQRQLSKANGEAQVWRSKYESDGVARSEELEEAKRKLQARLAEAEETIESLNQKCIGLEKTKQRLSTEVEDLQLEVDRANAIANAAEKKQKAFDKIIGEWKLKVDDLAAELDASQKECRNYSTELFRLKGAYEEGQEQLEAVRRENKNLADEVKDLLDQIGEGGRNIHEIEKARKRLEAEKDELQAALEEAEAALEQEENKVLRAQLELSQVRQEIDRRIQEKEEEFENTRKNHQRALDSMQASLEAEAKGKAEALRMKKKLEADINELEIALDHANKANAEAQKNIKRYQQQLKDIQTALEEEQRARDDAREQLGISERRANALQNELEESRTLLEQADRGRRQAEQELADAHEQLNEVSAQNASISAAKRKLESELQTLHSDLDELLNEAKNSEEKAKKAMVDAARLADELRAEQDHAQTQEKLRKALEQQIKELQVRLDEAEANALKGGKKAIQKLEQRVRELENELDGEQRRHADAQKNLRKSERRVKELSFQSEEDRKNHERMQDLVDKLQQKIKTYKRQIEEAEEIAALNLAKFRKAQQELEEAEERADLAEQAISKFRAKGRAGSVGRGASPAPRATSVRPQFDGLAFPPRFDLAPENEF
- the LOC6529515 gene encoding myosin heavy chain, muscle isoform X17, producing MPKPVANQEDEDPTPYLFVSLEQRRIDQSKPYDSKKSCWIPDEKEGYLLGEIKATKGDIVSVGLQGGETRDLKKDLLQQVNPPKYEKAEDMSNLTYLNDASVLHNLRQRYYNKLIYTYSGLFCVAINPYKRYPVYTNRCAKMYRGKRRNEVPPHIFAISDGAYVDMLTNHVNQSMLITGESGAGKTENTKKVIAYFATVGASKKTDETAKSKGSLEDQVVQTNPVLEAFGNAKTVRNDNSSRFGKFIRIHFGPTGKLAGADIETYLLEKARVISQQSLERSYHIFYQIMSGSVAGVKEYCLLSNNIYDYRIVSQGKTTIPSVNDGEEWVAVDQAFDILGFTKQEKEDVYRITAAVMHMGGMKFKQRGREEQAEQDGEEEGGRVSKLFGCDTAELYKNLLKPRIKVGNEFVTQGRNVQQVTNSIGALCKGVFDRLFKWLVKKCNETLDTQQKRQHFIGVLDIAGFEIFEYNGFEQLCINFTNEKLQQFFNHHMFVLEQEEYKREGIDWAFIDFGMDLLACIDLIEKPMGILSILEEESMFPKATDQTFSEKLTNTHLGKSAPFQKPKPPKPGQQAAHFAIAHYAGCVSYNITGWLEKNKDPLNDTVVDQFKKSQNKLLIEIFADHAGQSGGGEQAKGGRGKKGGGFATVSSAYKEQLNSLMTTLRSTQPHFVRCIIPNEMKQPGVVDAHLVMHQLTCNGVLEGIRICRKGFPNRMMYPDFKMRYKIMCPKQLQGVEKDKKATEIIIKFIDLPEDQYRLGNTKVFFRAGVLGQMEEFRDERLGKIMSWMQAWARGYLSRKGFKKLQEQRVALKVVQRNLRKYLQLRTWPWYKLWQKVKPLLNVSRIEDEIARLEEKAKKAEELHAAEVKVRKELEALNAKLLAEKTALLDSLSGEKGALQDYQERNAKLTAQKNDLENQLRDIQERLTQEEDARNQLFQQKKKADQEISGLKKDIEDLELNVQKAEQDKATKDHQIRNLNDEIAHQDELINKLNKEKKMQGETNQKTGEELQAAEDKINHLNKVKAKLEQTLDELEDSLEREKKVRGDVEKSKRKVEGDLKLTQEAVADLERNKKELEQTIQRKDKELSSITAKLEDEQVVVLKHQRQIKELQARIEELEEEVEAERQARAKAEKQRADLARELEELGERLEEAGGATSAQIELNKKREAELSKLRRDLEEANIQHESTLANLRKKHNDAVAEMAEQVDQLNKLKAKAEKEKNEYYGQLNDLRAGVDHITNEKAAQEKIAKQLQHTLNEVQSKLDETNRTLNDFDASKKKLSIENSDLLRQLEEAESQVSQLSKIKISLTTQLEDTKRLADEESRERATLLGKFRNLEHDLDNLREQVEEEAEGKADLQRQLSKANGEAQVWRSKYESDGVARSEELEEAKRKLQARLAEAEETIESLNQKCIGLEKTKQRLSTEVEDLQLEVDRANAIANAAEKKQKAFDKIIGEWKLKVDDLAAELDASQKECRNYSTELFRLKGAYEEGQEQLEAVRRENKNLADEVKDLLDQIGEGGRNIHEIEKARKRLEAEKDELQAALEEAEAALEQEENKVLRAQLELSQVRQEIDRRIQEKEEEFENTRKNHQRALDSMQASLEAEAKGKAEALRMKKKLEADINELEIALDHANKANAEAQKNIKRYQQQLKDIQTALEEEQRARDDAREQLGISERRANALQNELEESRTLLEQADRGRRQAEQELADAHEQLNEVSAQNASISAAKRKLESELQTLHSDLDELLNEAKNSEEKAKKAMVDAARLADELRAEQDHAQTQEKLRKALEQQIKELQVRLDEAEANALKGGKKAIQKLEQRVRELENELDGEQRRHADAQKNLRKSERRVKELSFQSEEDRKNHERMQDLVDKLQQKIKTYKRQIEEAEEIAALNLAKFRKAQQELEEAEERADLAEQAISKFRAKGRAGSVGRGASPAPRATSVRPQFDGLAFPPRFDLAPENEF